Proteins from one Staphylococcus sp. IVB6214 genomic window:
- the pheS gene encoding phenylalanine--tRNA ligase subunit alpha: MVQTDEMTTIKQDALEAIEQAQDAQALQAVKVQYLGKKGLVTGLMKHMKDLPKEEKPAYGQKVNEVRQAIEAAIETRQVTLNEAALNEQLAQESIDVTLPGRPVANGAAHPLTRTIEEIEDLFLGLGYEIVTGYEVEQDYYNFEALNLPKSHPARDMQDSFYITEDILMRTHTSPVQARTLEQRNGKGPVKIICPGKVYRRDSDDATHSHQFTQIEGLVVDENIKMSDLKGTLELLAKSLFGADREIRLRPSYFPFTEPSVEVDVSCFKCKGKGCNVCKQTGWIEILGAGMVHPNVLEMAGFDSKKYSGFAFGMGPDRIAMLKYGIEDIRHFYTNDVRFLNQFKGVEDRGETTC; the protein is encoded by the coding sequence ATGGTGCAAACAGATGAGATGACAACTATCAAACAAGATGCATTGGAAGCAATTGAACAAGCACAAGATGCACAAGCACTACAAGCAGTGAAAGTTCAGTATTTAGGGAAAAAAGGGCTTGTCACTGGCTTGATGAAACATATGAAAGATTTACCGAAAGAAGAAAAGCCAGCTTACGGTCAAAAAGTGAATGAAGTACGCCAAGCGATAGAAGCGGCGATTGAAACACGTCAAGTGACTTTAAATGAAGCAGCTTTAAACGAACAATTGGCACAAGAATCAATTGATGTTACATTGCCGGGACGACCTGTTGCGAATGGTGCAGCACATCCGTTGACGAGAACGATTGAAGAGATTGAAGACTTATTCTTAGGTCTTGGTTATGAAATCGTGACTGGCTACGAAGTGGAACAAGACTATTACAATTTTGAAGCATTAAACTTACCAAAATCACACCCAGCACGTGACATGCAAGATAGCTTCTATATTACTGAAGATATTTTAATGCGTACACATACATCGCCAGTTCAAGCGCGAACTTTGGAACAGCGTAATGGTAAAGGACCAGTGAAAATTATTTGTCCAGGTAAAGTATATCGTCGTGACTCAGATGATGCCACACACAGTCACCAATTCACTCAGATTGAAGGACTTGTTGTAGATGAAAATATTAAAATGAGTGACTTAAAAGGGACACTGGAATTACTTGCGAAGTCACTTTTCGGTGCAGATCGTGAAATTCGACTACGTCCAAGTTACTTCCCATTTACAGAACCGTCTGTTGAAGTCGATGTCTCTTGCTTCAAATGTAAAGGTAAGGGCTGTAACGTATGTAAACAAACAGGTTGGATTGAAATTTTAGGCGCTGGTATGGTACATCCAAATGTCTTAGAAATGGCAGGATTCGATTCTAAGAAATATTCAGGTTTCGCATTTGGTATGGGACCTGATCGTATTGCAATGTTGAAATATGGTATTGAAGATATTCGTCATTTCTATACAAATGATGTAAGATTCTTAAATCAATTTAAAGGTGTAGAAGATAGAGGTGAAACAACATGTTAA
- a CDS encoding DUF177 domain-containing protein: MKWSITQLRKYQGQPFKFDQRIEFNDLARQLDIINLSEVQVDGVLNVKSTEVVADMRLRGTYTMPCARTLVPVEVPFDTTTTEVFDLDGLYEDEDDEHYHLVSDGMIDLRSIAEEIVMLEKPMRVVAENSDEMLTGGRGWEVIDEDDLDNDPSQDDSKVQVDPRLQKLQQLYDEK, encoded by the coding sequence ATGAAATGGTCAATAACACAATTGAGAAAATACCAAGGACAACCTTTTAAATTTGATCAAAGAATTGAATTTAATGATTTGGCACGTCAGTTAGATATTATCAATTTGTCAGAAGTACAAGTTGATGGCGTACTGAACGTTAAATCAACTGAAGTTGTAGCGGATATGCGTTTGCGTGGAACGTACACAATGCCTTGTGCACGTACGCTAGTTCCGGTTGAAGTTCCCTTCGACACAACAACAACAGAAGTGTTTGATTTAGATGGTTTGTACGAAGATGAGGACGATGAACATTATCATCTTGTCTCAGATGGCATGATTGACTTACGCAGTATTGCGGAAGAGATTGTTATGCTTGAAAAACCAATGCGTGTTGTCGCTGAAAATAGCGATGAGATGTTGACTGGTGGTCGAGGTTGGGAAGTTATTGACGAAGATGATTTGGATAATGACCCATCTCAAGATGACTCAAAGGTGCAAGTCGATCCGAGGCTTCAAAAATTACAACAATTATACGATGAAAAATGA
- a CDS encoding glycerophosphodiester phosphodiesterase codes for MTKTRRILTGSMIGIASILSGTLYATKKNKSEQTRDIKPFFQHKAPYVFSHRGGMQERPESTELAFDHSVAMGLTGFETDIRLTKDEQVIVFHDATVDRTTNGSGLVANHSLSELQQLDAGYRFRDINGHKPYQNHPQAKIMTMDNLLQRYPNQLVNIDIKDHPDSYEGQIAAQRLYEVIKRNHAESRVLVTSFYKEQIERFHALDLQNEIAIGASQPEVTEGILKCYSGLGHLYQGTADTFQMPTVHKGIPLTHRKLVSWLNQQNIAPGFYGVNNVDHMVDLAQIGVHTLVTDRPTIGRQFLSFYTQ; via the coding sequence ATGACGAAAACACGACGTATCTTAACAGGATCTATGATCGGTATTGCAAGTATACTGAGTGGCACCCTGTATGCAACAAAAAAGAACAAAAGTGAACAAACGCGAGACATCAAGCCATTTTTCCAACATAAAGCACCTTATGTTTTTAGTCATCGTGGCGGAATGCAAGAACGCCCAGAGTCAACTGAACTTGCCTTTGATCACTCTGTCGCTATGGGATTAACAGGTTTTGAAACAGATATTCGTCTGACAAAAGATGAACAAGTGATTGTCTTTCATGATGCAACGGTCGACCGCACAACGAATGGTTCGGGACTTGTTGCAAATCATTCATTATCTGAGCTCCAACAATTGGATGCTGGCTATCGTTTCAGGGATATTAATGGACATAAGCCATACCAGAATCACCCACAAGCAAAAATTATGACGATGGATAATCTATTACAGCGCTATCCTAATCAACTCGTTAATATCGACATTAAGGATCATCCTGATAGCTATGAAGGTCAAATTGCAGCACAACGCTTATATGAAGTGATCAAGCGCAATCATGCAGAATCACGTGTACTGGTGACAAGTTTTTACAAAGAACAGATTGAACGTTTTCATGCGTTAGACCTTCAAAATGAGATTGCAATCGGTGCCAGTCAACCAGAAGTCACTGAAGGCATTTTGAAATGTTACAGTGGTTTAGGTCATCTCTATCAAGGGACAGCTGATACGTTCCAAATGCCAACCGTCCATAAAGGCATTCCATTGACACACCGTAAGCTTGTCTCATGGTTAAACCAACAAAATATTGCACCCGGATTTTATGGCGTCAATAATGTCGATCATATGGTAGACTTGGCTCAAATAGGTGTCCATACATTAGTAACAGATCGTCCGACAATCGGCAGACAATTTTTAAGTTTTTATACGCAATAA
- a CDS encoding YlbG family protein — protein sequence MEIVQREKLIVYLKNMKHERHIRKYGHIVYSNKQLKYVYMYVDTERVDEIVDKLNRLKYVTNIMGSPYKTLKKVYDKEKHEELN from the coding sequence TTGGAAATCGTACAACGAGAAAAACTCATTGTCTATTTAAAAAACATGAAGCATGAACGTCATATTCGAAAATATGGCCATATTGTATACAGTAATAAACAACTTAAATATGTCTACATGTACGTTGACACTGAACGTGTCGATGAAATTGTAGATAAGCTCAATAGATTAAAATATGTGACAAACATTATGGGTTCTCCATATAAAACTTTGAAAAAAGTATATGATAAAGAAAAACATGAAGAACTGAACTAA
- the rpmF gene encoding 50S ribosomal protein L32 codes for MAVPKRRTSKTRKNKRRTHFKLAVPGMQECPSCGELKLAHRVCPSCGSYKGEEVVSK; via the coding sequence ATGGCAGTACCAAAAAGAAGAACTTCTAAAACAAGAAAAAACAAACGTCGTACACACTTCAAATTAGCAGTACCAGGTATGCAAGAATGCCCAAGCTGTGGTGAATTAAAATTAGCTCACCGCGTATGCCCAAGCTGCGGTTCTTACAAAGGCGAAGAAGTCGTTTCTAAATAA
- the rsmD gene encoding 16S rRNA (guanine(966)-N(2))-methyltransferase RsmD, translating into MRVIAGKHKSKSLETLEGRNTRPTMDKVKEGIFNSLQNIDGLGLDLFGGSGSLGIEALSRGMEKVIFVDQNSRAVKVIHNNLQRLGLESQAEVYRNNADRALKALSKREIQFDIIFLDPPYEKGLIDKALEQIHAFDLLKNNGIIVCEFSHREDIKTAPFQEVKRYHYGLTDTCILRKEESHG; encoded by the coding sequence ATGCGTGTCATCGCAGGCAAGCATAAGAGTAAATCTTTAGAAACACTCGAAGGTCGCAATACACGTCCTACGATGGATAAAGTAAAAGAAGGTATCTTTAACAGCCTACAAAATATTGATGGGCTCGGCTTAGATTTGTTCGGGGGAAGCGGTAGTCTCGGAATAGAAGCATTATCACGCGGTATGGAAAAGGTTATTTTTGTCGATCAAAATAGTCGTGCAGTCAAGGTCATTCATAATAACTTGCAGCGACTTGGCTTAGAATCACAAGCTGAAGTGTATCGCAACAATGCAGACCGTGCACTCAAAGCATTAAGTAAGCGTGAAATTCAATTCGATATCATCTTTCTTGATCCTCCCTACGAGAAAGGATTAATCGATAAAGCACTCGAACAAATTCATGCATTTGATTTATTGAAAAACAATGGTATCATCGTGTGTGAGTTTAGCCATCGTGAAGACATTAAAACAGCCCCATTTCAAGAAGTGAAACGTTATCACTATGGTTTGACTGATACATGTATTTTACGAAAAGAGGAAAGTCATGGTTAA
- a CDS encoding CAP-associated domain-containing protein, whose protein sequence is MKRLIIKIIGVFILIGFLVYLFYAPRLEFDVIENPNKKTEHQYEKAKQPTQSTVSENPKLEKGLGLLIGKPMSDVTKKYGQADRVYHYLNGYRTYVFKRDHAYMLITIKDNVVKSAYVTGEKTESQSGPIKIGDDATNLYNAYSLTTEPQFEFNNRHYHFELSDIDVKTQALIQFDQVFAQVFIDQQSNKIMGVRYLDKEALVDINPYSHNESDEESPSSQDMSAKRSPDQNANQLLTLYEVTNEMRTLHQREALEVNTTLENVATVNLFQSVDDSSVEFTENNLISLIDETPLTYQSISQNVGYNFNDVPTLVNSWMNSDTHRSRLLSGKYDEMGGKIDDNYFLLIFLERGDDQNDV, encoded by the coding sequence ATGAAACGTTTAATTATTAAAATTATAGGTGTATTCATATTAATCGGTTTTTTAGTTTATTTGTTTTATGCACCTCGTTTGGAATTTGACGTCATAGAAAACCCGAATAAAAAAACCGAACATCAATACGAAAAAGCTAAGCAACCAACACAATCTACCGTTTCGGAAAACCCAAAATTAGAGAAGGGGTTAGGATTGCTTATCGGCAAACCAATGTCAGATGTGACAAAAAAATATGGACAGGCTGATCGTGTCTATCACTATCTTAATGGTTACCGTACATATGTATTTAAAAGAGATCATGCATACATGCTTATTACGATTAAGGATAACGTTGTAAAATCAGCCTATGTGACAGGAGAAAAAACGGAATCGCAAAGTGGCCCAATTAAGATTGGGGATGATGCGACTAATTTGTACAATGCGTATTCGTTAACAACAGAACCACAATTTGAGTTCAATAACAGACATTACCACTTTGAACTGTCTGATATAGATGTTAAGACGCAGGCACTTATCCAATTTGATCAAGTTTTTGCACAAGTGTTTATTGATCAACAAAGTAATAAAATTATGGGTGTTCGATATTTAGATAAAGAAGCATTGGTAGACATTAATCCATATTCGCATAATGAATCGGACGAAGAAAGTCCCTCATCTCAAGATATGTCGGCAAAGAGAAGTCCAGATCAAAATGCGAATCAATTATTAACATTGTATGAAGTGACAAATGAAATGAGAACCTTGCATCAACGTGAAGCTTTGGAAGTCAATACAACTCTTGAAAATGTTGCAACAGTCAATCTTTTCCAATCTGTTGATGATAGCTCGGTAGAATTTACAGAGAATAATTTAATCAGCCTTATTGATGAAACACCGCTCACTTATCAGTCTATTTCACAAAACGTTGGTTATAACTTTAATGATGTCCCAACACTTGTCAATAGTTGGATGAATTCTGATACACATCGATCGAGATTACTTAGTGGAAAATATGATGAGATGGGTGGTAAAATAGACGACAATTACTTTTTACTAATCTTTTTAGAGCGAGGTGACGATCAAAATGATGTTTGA
- a CDS encoding YlbF family regulator encodes MFDEAVVDVLDETDALADMIRQSDIFQNYLEAKRQLDQDEVASAYYRTFMKAKERYEEVQRFGRYHPDYQEIMLDTRRQKRAYDTHETVVTFKQCEHDLQLLLDEVVTILASSVSEHVKVDAGTPLFNQESCGCGSGGGCQCHA; translated from the coding sequence ATGTTTGATGAAGCGGTTGTCGATGTCTTAGACGAAACAGATGCATTAGCAGACATGATTCGTCAGTCAGATATTTTTCAAAACTATCTGGAAGCGAAACGCCAACTCGATCAAGACGAAGTGGCAAGTGCTTATTATCGTACATTTATGAAGGCGAAAGAACGTTATGAAGAAGTACAACGCTTCGGTCGTTATCATCCCGATTATCAGGAAATTATGCTCGATACAAGACGTCAAAAACGCGCTTATGATACACATGAAACAGTCGTGACATTTAAGCAATGCGAGCATGATCTACAATTGTTGTTGGATGAAGTGGTGACTATTCTCGCTTCTAGTGTTTCTGAGCATGTGAAGGTCGATGCTGGTACGCCACTCTTCAATCAGGAGAGTTGTGGATGTGGCTCAGGTGGCGGTTGTCAATGTCATGCATGA
- the cyoE gene encoding heme o synthase, producing MSKSEVVPETTGRISYKELKAIVKLGLVQGNLIPAFAGGWLAIVMTNRSFLSSIPELIVMMIGSTLVMGGACAINNYYDQDIDQLMPSKQNRPTVNDRISDRNLIMLSMGMMIFGELLLFMINVPAGVIGLAGIVGYVSFYSIWSKRHTTWNTVVGSFPGAVPPLIGWAAIDGQLSVMALALFAVVFAWQPIHFYALAIKRSDEYRVANIPMLPSVKGFNRTRIGMFLWLIALLPLPFLMQELGTTFVVLATLLNLGWIGLGLTSFKASTDESKWATKMFVYSLNYLVVFFALVVVISLIKWI from the coding sequence ATGTCGAAATCAGAAGTAGTTCCCGAAACTACTGGACGAATTTCATATAAAGAGCTTAAAGCAATCGTTAAGTTAGGACTTGTTCAAGGCAACTTAATTCCAGCATTTGCAGGTGGTTGGCTCGCAATTGTGATGACGAATCGATCGTTTTTATCATCAATACCAGAATTGATTGTGATGATGATTGGGTCTACGCTTGTGATGGGTGGTGCTTGTGCTATTAATAACTATTATGATCAAGATATCGATCAGTTAATGCCAAGTAAACAAAATCGCCCGACAGTGAACGATCGCATATCAGACCGAAACCTTATTATGCTAAGTATGGGCATGATGATTTTCGGTGAATTGCTCTTATTTATGATCAATGTCCCAGCTGGCGTCATTGGTTTAGCTGGTATTGTTGGATACGTTTCATTCTATTCGATATGGTCTAAGAGACATACGACTTGGAATACAGTTGTAGGTAGCTTTCCAGGTGCCGTGCCACCACTCATTGGCTGGGCTGCAATAGATGGCCAATTAAGTGTGATGGCTTTAGCATTATTTGCTGTCGTATTCGCATGGCAACCTATTCACTTCTATGCACTTGCTATCAAGCGTAGTGACGAATACCGTGTTGCCAACATCCCAATGCTACCATCAGTTAAAGGATTTAATAGAACGCGAATTGGCATGTTCCTATGGTTAATCGCACTTTTACCACTACCATTTTTGATGCAAGAACTTGGTACGACGTTTGTTGTTTTAGCAACTTTGCTTAACCTCGGATGGATCGGGTTAGGACTAACAAGTTTTAAAGCATCAACAGATGAATCAAAATGGGCAACGAAAATGTTTGTTTATTCATTGAACTATCTTGTCGTATTTTTTGCACTTGTGGTAGTGATATCATTAATAAAATGGATTTAA
- the coaD gene encoding pantetheine-phosphate adenylyltransferase, translating into MVNTKAVIPGSFDPITYGHIDIIERSSDRFDELHVCVLRNMKKSGTFSVEERIQMIKDSVSHLPNVHVHSFSGLLVDFCDKIGATTIIRGLRAVSDFEYELRLTSMNKKLNSRVETLYMMSSTEYSFISSSVVKEVAQYDANISEFVPKNVEKALLAKFQQS; encoded by the coding sequence ATGGTTAACACAAAAGCGGTCATCCCAGGAAGTTTCGACCCTATTACGTACGGTCACATTGATATTATTGAGAGAAGTTCCGATCGATTCGATGAACTTCACGTCTGCGTCTTGCGAAACATGAAGAAAAGCGGGACATTTAGTGTGGAAGAACGCATACAGATGATTAAAGATTCTGTATCACATTTGCCCAATGTTCACGTCCATTCCTTCAGTGGTCTACTCGTCGATTTTTGTGACAAAATAGGGGCCACTACAATCATTCGTGGACTGCGTGCAGTCAGTGACTTTGAATATGAACTTCGACTGACTTCAATGAATAAAAAGTTAAACAGTCGTGTTGAAACGCTATATATGATGAGTTCAACAGAGTATTCATTTATTAGTTCGAGTGTCGTAAAAGAAGTTGCACAATATGATGCTAATATTTCTGAGTTTGTACCGAAAAATGTAGAGAAGGCACTGCTTGCCAAGTTCCAACAATCATAA
- a CDS encoding RNA methyltransferase, with the protein MEAITSIQNAKVKNYNKLKKKKERDKQGRAIIEGFHLIEEAVASDIVVEQLFMMDPSRVSENLQDAAVECYIINQKVAETLSGTVTPQGIFAVIQKATATIDKAQQVLILDRIQDPGNLGTLMRTADAAGLDLVVLAKGTADVYQEKVLRASQGSVFHIPTIEVEDVVDYVQNFSGPVYGTSLEDAVSYHDVSSKQQSFALVLGNEGQGMSKELLAATTQNVTIPIYGRAESLNVAIAAGILMFHLKG; encoded by the coding sequence ATGGAAGCAATTACATCGATACAGAATGCAAAAGTTAAAAATTATAATAAGTTAAAAAAGAAAAAAGAGCGTGACAAACAAGGTCGTGCCATTATCGAAGGATTTCATCTGATTGAAGAAGCAGTTGCAAGCGATATCGTCGTAGAACAGTTATTTATGATGGATCCATCACGTGTATCTGAAAATCTACAAGATGCTGCCGTTGAATGTTATATCATTAATCAAAAAGTAGCAGAGACATTGTCTGGGACGGTGACACCGCAAGGAATTTTTGCGGTGATTCAAAAGGCAACAGCTACGATTGACAAGGCACAACAAGTCCTGATTTTAGATCGTATCCAAGATCCTGGAAACTTAGGAACACTCATGCGTACAGCAGATGCAGCCGGACTAGACTTAGTTGTATTAGCAAAGGGAACAGCAGACGTCTATCAAGAAAAAGTATTACGCGCGAGTCAAGGAAGTGTCTTTCACATTCCAACCATTGAAGTGGAAGATGTCGTTGATTATGTACAAAACTTTTCAGGCCCGGTTTATGGTACTTCACTAGAAGATGCAGTTTCTTATCATGATGTATCTTCAAAACAACAATCCTTTGCACTTGTGCTAGGTAATGAAGGACAGGGCATGTCTAAAGAACTACTTGCTGCAACAACTCAAAATGTGACAATTCCAATCTATGGACGTGCAGAAAGTTTAAATGTAGCGATTGCAGCAGGGATACTCATGTTCCATTTAAAAGGTTGA
- a CDS encoding nucleotidyltransferase, with the protein MKSVALITEYNPFHNGHLYHAHTAKQMTQSDVTIAIMSGHFVMRGMPAMFNKFQRARMALAGVDLVIELPVIGSLSSSDYFAKMGVLMADYLSADALCFGSESGNIDHLQQAATQLLSFEETAAYHQAIKEGKSYARIVSESIGSTMMREPNNILGIAYLKQLQSLNSSMIPYTVQRQHTQHHQQHIDHETFASGSAIRESLINNDTTWHNMIPASNRHLLNKPFHDQQRLFEFLKLTIYQQNTHSLSRIYTMSEGFEHRLINCIKTATSYDDLMQQLKTKRYTYTHIQRVLMNVLLNISKDDVTHTIDAARVLAMSKQGQAYLKWLKQTAPDRQIITNINQSNASLFTNEVKATNIYNVLTGHTETDFNTPVIIDTNNKV; encoded by the coding sequence ATGAAAAGTGTTGCTTTAATCACAGAATATAATCCGTTTCACAACGGGCACTTATACCATGCACATACTGCCAAACAAATGACACAATCTGATGTCACAATTGCGATCATGAGCGGACACTTTGTCATGCGAGGCATGCCTGCGATGTTTAATAAGTTTCAACGGGCACGAATGGCGCTTGCTGGAGTTGATCTCGTCATTGAACTTCCGGTGATTGGTTCACTTTCGTCTAGTGATTACTTTGCCAAAATGGGTGTTTTAATGGCAGATTATTTATCTGCTGACGCATTATGCTTCGGTAGTGAGTCCGGAAATATTGATCATTTGCAACAAGCTGCGACACAGTTATTATCTTTTGAAGAAACTGCTGCTTATCATCAAGCAATCAAAGAAGGCAAGTCATATGCACGAATTGTATCTGAATCCATAGGTAGTACAATGATGCGTGAACCTAATAATATTTTAGGAATCGCTTATTTAAAGCAACTCCAATCATTAAATAGCTCGATGATACCGTATACGGTTCAACGTCAACATACGCAACATCATCAACAACATATCGACCATGAAACATTTGCAAGTGGCTCTGCGATTCGTGAATCACTTATAAACAACGACACAACATGGCACAATATGATTCCAGCTTCAAACCGTCATCTTCTCAATAAGCCCTTCCATGATCAACAACGCTTGTTTGAGTTTTTGAAGTTGACAATTTATCAACAAAACACACATTCTCTTAGTCGTATATATACGATGAGCGAAGGATTTGAACATCGTCTGATTAACTGTATAAAAACTGCAACGTCCTATGATGATCTGATGCAGCAACTGAAGACGAAGCGTTATACTTATACGCATATACAACGTGTATTGATGAATGTCCTTTTGAATATTTCTAAAGATGATGTTACACATACGATTGATGCTGCACGAGTGCTTGCAATGTCGAAGCAAGGTCAAGCATATCTCAAATGGCTAAAACAGACTGCTCCTGATCGCCAAATAATTACGAATATCAATCAAAGTAATGCCTCACTATTTACAAATGAAGTCAAAGCAACAAACATATACAATGTCTTAACTGGGCATACAGAAACTGACTTCAATACACCGGTAATTATTGATACTAACAACAAAGTGTGA
- a CDS encoding DUF420 domain-containing protein, with protein sequence MSLPILPTISTTCIVISAILVAIGWRLIWKRQFEQHKKVMLWAACFAVLFFAIYASRTIFIGNTAFGGPDSVRIYYTFFLIFHIILATIGAVFGLIQIFTGIKDKYEVHRKTGPIASVIWFFTAITGVAVYVLLYVLYPGGETTSLIKATFGL encoded by the coding sequence ATGAGCTTACCTATTTTACCTACTATTAGTACAACCTGCATCGTGATAAGTGCCATTCTTGTAGCAATCGGTTGGCGCCTTATATGGAAACGTCAATTTGAACAGCATAAGAAAGTAATGTTGTGGGCAGCATGTTTTGCTGTACTATTTTTTGCGATTTATGCCAGCCGTACGATTTTTATCGGTAATACTGCATTCGGTGGTCCGGATTCCGTGCGCATCTATTATACATTTTTCTTGATTTTCCACATTATACTTGCAACAATCGGTGCGGTATTTGGCTTAATTCAAATTTTTACAGGTATTAAAGACAAATATGAAGTACACCGTAAAACAGGCCCAATTGCCTCTGTTATTTGGTTCTTCACAGCTATTACAGGCGTAGCAGTGTATGTTCTGTTATACGTTCTATATCCAGGTGGAGAAACAACATCATTAATCAAGGCAACATTTGGTTTATAA